GCCCAGCAAGCGCGGGGAGGCGGCCCGGGCCGACGCCAACTCGACCAACTTCGGCGGCCGGGGCCAGCACGTGCTCTTCGGCGACGGCCGGGTCGTGTGGCTGACCAGCCCCGTGTTGGAGAACGGCGACAACATCTGGCTGCCCGGCACGATCGAGCGCGACCTGGCCCGCGACGGCCGGGCCACCCTGCGCGGCCGGGAGACGGCCGACGGGCCCGAGGATGCGTTCCTGGTGCCGTGAGGGCCGGTTTCGCCCCTCCGGCTGGCTTTTCCACGCACGTGACGGCGCCTAGCATCTCCGCTCTCGCAGGGCCCTGGCTCTGCGGGGCTGGAAAGGGTTGATTGCCATGCCGAAGACCAAGCCCCACAAGGGCACGCTCAAGCGAATCCGGATCTCCAAGACGGGCAAGGTCCGCCACCGCTCGGCGAACCACAAGCACTTGAGCTCGCACAAGTCGGCCAAGCGCCTGCGCCACCTGCGCAAGGACCCGATCATGGCCAACCCGGATGCGAAGCGGCTGGAGAAGCTGCTGTTCCGCCGCCTGCGCGGTCGCAACCAGCCCAGGAGCACCATGAAGCGGAGCCCCAGCCCCGAGCAGCGTCGCGCCGAGCGCGAGGCCGCCGCGAAGGACAGCTGAGCCCGCCCGTTGGAGGGCTTCGGCCCGACTCGTCTTGACAATCGTGTAGGCCCTCGGCCCGGGCCATAAGCCGGCTGGATGCACCAGCCGCCCCTCGCCGAGGCAGGAGATTCTGATCATGCCCCGCGTTCGCATCGGCTCTGCCCGCAACCGCTCCCGCAAGCGCATCCTCAAGCAGGCCCGTGGCTACTACGGCGCCCGCAAGAACCACCGCTACCTGGCCAAGGACGCCATCATCCGCGGTGGTGCGTTCGCCTACGCCCACCGCCGGCTCCGCAAGCGCGACATGCGCAAGCTCTGGATCACGCGCATTACGGCGGCGTGCAAGATGCGCGGCACGCGGTACAGCGTGGTCATCAGCGGCCTGAAG
This Phycisphaerales bacterium DNA region includes the following protein-coding sequences:
- the rplT gene encoding 50S ribosomal protein L20, producing MPRVRIGSARNRSRKRILKQARGYYGARKNHRYLAKDAIIRGGAFAYAHRRLRKRDMRKLWITRITAACKMRGTRYSVVISGLKVAGISLNRKMLSQIAIEDPKLFDSLVETAIKNTRAGNPGEFKPAAA
- the rpmI gene encoding 50S ribosomal protein L35, whose product is MPKTKPHKGTLKRIRISKTGKVRHRSANHKHLSSHKSAKRLRHLRKDPIMANPDAKRLEKLLFRRLRGRNQPRSTMKRSPSPEQRRAEREAAAKDS